The following proteins are co-located in the Labrys monachus genome:
- a CDS encoding alpha/beta hydrolase has translation MNKTGTALTVETLPGRLTPDLAALLAAVEAEAGPQPDTTLMPPAEGRHVVARINQRWNRDLPAMASTADVTVPADATLGSADCAVQVLVPPNAGAGALIFIHGGGFAFGNPQTHERCARVLAIEAGLPVLSPDYRLSPEHPFPAGLTDIVACLRAAFEAAAQAGVRPGPLIVSGDSAGANLALAAMLHEQQAGRPLPAGALLFYGAYDADFDTPSYRRFRDGPGLTTGKMRRYWDWYVADEAARRNPLASPLHASDAALRALPPLHLMAAEIDPILSDTLNLGARLASLGRPERVHLATGATHGFLQMTGMLADARQALAEAGAAARAMIA, from the coding sequence ATGAACAAGACCGGGACGGCTCTCACCGTCGAAACCCTGCCAGGGCGCCTGACGCCGGATCTCGCCGCGCTGCTGGCGGCGGTCGAAGCCGAAGCGGGACCTCAGCCCGACACCACCCTGATGCCGCCGGCGGAGGGCCGCCATGTCGTGGCACGGATCAACCAGCGCTGGAACCGGGACCTCCCCGCCATGGCGTCGACCGCCGACGTGACGGTTCCCGCCGACGCGACGCTCGGCTCCGCCGATTGCGCCGTGCAGGTCCTGGTGCCGCCCAATGCCGGCGCGGGTGCCCTGATCTTCATCCATGGCGGCGGCTTCGCCTTCGGCAACCCGCAGACGCATGAACGCTGCGCCCGCGTGCTGGCGATCGAGGCGGGACTGCCCGTGCTGTCGCCGGACTATCGCCTCTCGCCCGAGCACCCCTTTCCGGCCGGCCTCACCGACATCGTCGCCTGCCTGCGCGCCGCGTTCGAAGCCGCGGCGCAGGCCGGCGTGCGGCCGGGGCCGCTCATCGTCTCGGGCGATTCGGCGGGGGCCAATCTCGCGCTCGCCGCCATGCTGCACGAGCAGCAGGCCGGGCGCCCGCTGCCGGCCGGCGCCTTGCTCTTCTACGGGGCCTATGACGCGGATTTCGACACGCCGTCCTATCGGCGCTTTCGTGACGGGCCCGGGCTCACCACCGGCAAGATGCGGCGCTACTGGGACTGGTATGTCGCCGACGAGGCCGCCCGGCGCAATCCGCTCGCCTCGCCCCTGCATGCGAGCGACGCGGCGCTCCGCGCCTTGCCGCCGCTGCACCTGATGGCGGCGGAGATCGACCCGATCCTCTCCGACACCCTCAATCTCGGCGCGCGCCTCGCCTCGCTCGGGCGGCCCGAGCGGGTGCACCTCGCGACGGGCGCCACGCATGGCTTCCTGCAGATGACGGGCATGCTCGCCGACGCCCGCCAGGCCCTCGCCGAGGCCGGGGCGGCGGCGAGGGCGATGATCGCCTGA
- a CDS encoding SDR family NAD(P)-dependent oxidoreductase has translation MTTIIRYEGRGAIVTGGASGIGLKTAERIIAEGGSVSIWDVDAGRIDAARQSLGERAHGVTLNIADPDAVAAAALEAESQLGRVDVLVCSAGVAGKNEVVVNYPIDEWKRVFDINVNGLFYCNRFVAPLMQKHGYGRIVNVSSIAGKEGNPTASAYSASKAAVIGFTKSLGKELCKDGITVNAITPATVDTPILAQVSQAHIDYMRSKIPMGRFGTVEELASIITWLASEECSFTTGAVFDISGGRATY, from the coding sequence ATGACGACAATCATTCGCTATGAGGGCCGCGGCGCGATCGTCACGGGCGGCGCCTCGGGCATCGGCCTGAAGACGGCCGAGCGCATCATCGCCGAAGGCGGCTCGGTCAGCATCTGGGACGTCGACGCCGGCCGCATCGACGCGGCGCGCCAGTCGCTCGGCGAACGGGCGCATGGCGTCACGCTCAACATCGCCGATCCCGACGCCGTGGCGGCAGCCGCGCTCGAAGCCGAAAGCCAGCTCGGCCGCGTCGACGTGCTCGTCTGCTCGGCCGGCGTCGCCGGCAAGAACGAGGTGGTGGTCAACTACCCGATCGACGAGTGGAAGCGCGTCTTCGACATCAATGTGAACGGGCTGTTCTACTGCAACCGCTTCGTCGCACCCTTGATGCAGAAGCATGGCTATGGCCGCATCGTCAACGTCTCCTCCATCGCGGGCAAGGAAGGCAATCCGACGGCTTCGGCCTATTCCGCCTCGAAGGCCGCGGTGATCGGCTTCACCAAGTCGCTCGGCAAGGAATTGTGCAAGGACGGCATCACGGTGAACGCCATCACCCCGGCGACCGTGGACACGCCCATCCTCGCCCAGGTCAGCCAGGCCCATATCGACTATATGCGCTCGAAGATCCCGATGGGCCGCTTCGGCACGGTCGAGGAGCTCGCCTCGATCATCACCTGGCTCGCCAGCGAGGAATGCTCCTTCACCACCGGCGCCGTGTTCGACATCTCGGGCGGCCGCGCCACCTATTGA
- a CDS encoding outer membrane protein, which translates to MKTCIAAFALLMTSTAAFAADLAPQPVEPAAPVELPFSWTGFYAGVHLGAVFSDAKATDSEFGIRAKFNNTGFIGGGHVGYNEEFDNNVVIGLEGDIDYTSLSKTTSQTVDGTFGSAKFKSDWQGSVRARLGYAFDRFLPYVTAGVAFGDQKLSVYIPDIGSASSSKTRVGWTVGGGVEYAIDDHWLLRGEVRYTDFGKQNSNFFGDRVKIRFNEVSTLIGVSYKF; encoded by the coding sequence TCGCGCCCCAGCCGGTTGAACCGGCTGCGCCCGTCGAATTGCCGTTCAGCTGGACGGGCTTCTACGCCGGTGTCCACCTCGGCGCCGTCTTCAGCGACGCCAAGGCCACCGACTCGGAATTCGGCATCCGCGCCAAGTTCAACAACACCGGCTTCATCGGCGGCGGCCATGTCGGCTACAATGAGGAATTCGACAACAATGTCGTGATCGGCCTCGAAGGCGACATCGACTACACCAGCCTGTCGAAGACGACCTCTCAGACCGTCGACGGCACCTTCGGCTCGGCCAAGTTCAAGAGCGACTGGCAGGGTTCGGTCCGCGCCCGCCTCGGCTACGCCTTCGACCGGTTCCTGCCCTATGTGACCGCCGGCGTCGCCTTCGGCGACCAGAAGCTCAGCGTGTACATCCCGGACATCGGCAGCGCTTCGAGCAGCAAGACCCGTGTCGGCTGGACGGTCGGCGGCGGCGTCGAATATGCCATCGACGATCACTGGCTGCTGCGCGGCGAGGTCCGCTACACCGATTTCGGCAAGCAGAACTCCAACTTCTTCGGCGACCGGGTGAAGATCCGCTTCAACGAAGTCTCGACCCTGATCGGCGTCTCCTACAAGTTCTGA
- a CDS encoding histone deacetylase family protein — MKFVFSESQKSHDPRFFLSSGAQRPNPEVPRRADILRRAALDLGLEEVAPAEAGLAPVAAVHTPEYIHFLRHIHARWQRIEGASEEVIPNIHPDRRGGAYPASAVGQAGYHMADTSCPISAQTFDAALASAHTAFHAAGLVLGGERAAYALCRPPGHHAFADLAGGFCYFNNAGVAAQALRSRHDRVAILDVDLHHGNGTQGLFYRRRDVFTVSIHADPVRFYPFFWGHADERGEGEGLGCNLNLPLPRKTGDDGFMAALEQALARIDAFAPGALVIALGLDAFEGDPFGGLSVTTPGFARMAGGIAQLGLPAVIVQEGGYVCDELGANLASFLGAV, encoded by the coding sequence ATGAAATTCGTCTTCAGCGAAAGCCAGAAGAGCCACGATCCCCGCTTCTTCCTCAGCAGCGGCGCCCAGCGTCCCAACCCCGAAGTGCCGCGCCGGGCCGACATCCTGCGCCGGGCGGCCCTGGATCTCGGCCTGGAGGAGGTCGCGCCCGCGGAGGCCGGGCTGGCGCCGGTCGCGGCGGTGCATACGCCCGAATACATCCATTTTCTCCGCCACATCCATGCGCGCTGGCAGCGGATCGAAGGCGCGTCGGAGGAGGTCATCCCCAACATCCACCCGGACCGGAGGGGCGGCGCCTATCCGGCCTCCGCCGTCGGGCAGGCCGGCTACCACATGGCCGACACCTCCTGCCCGATCTCGGCGCAGACCTTCGACGCGGCGCTGGCGAGCGCCCATACCGCCTTCCATGCCGCGGGGCTCGTCCTCGGCGGCGAACGCGCGGCCTACGCTCTGTGCCGCCCGCCCGGGCACCACGCCTTTGCCGATCTCGCCGGCGGCTTCTGCTATTTCAACAATGCCGGCGTGGCGGCGCAGGCGCTGCGCAGCCGGCATGACCGGGTCGCCATCCTCGACGTCGACCTCCACCACGGCAACGGCACCCAGGGCCTGTTCTACCGCCGCCGCGATGTGTTCACCGTATCGATCCATGCCGATCCCGTGCGTTTCTATCCCTTCTTCTGGGGCCATGCCGATGAACGGGGCGAAGGCGAGGGGCTCGGCTGCAACCTCAATTTGCCGCTTCCGCGCAAGACCGGGGATGACGGCTTCATGGCCGCGCTGGAGCAGGCGCTCGCCCGCATCGATGCCTTTGCGCCCGGCGCGCTGGTGATCGCGCTCGGCCTCGACGCCTTCGAGGGCGATCCTTTCGGCGGCCTGTCGGTGACGACGCCGGGCTTTGCGCGCATGGCCGGCGGCATTGCGCAACTCGGCCTGCCCGCCGTCATCGTGCAGGAAGGCGGCTATGTCTGCGACGAACTCGGCGCCAATCTCGCCAGCTTCCTCGGGGCGGTCTGA